From the Primulina tabacum isolate GXHZ01 chromosome 15, ASM2559414v2, whole genome shotgun sequence genome, one window contains:
- the LOC142526806 gene encoding protein NRT1/ PTR FAMILY 4.5-like, whose protein sequence is MHGENMETGYDILSPSKVNDGRGGFRAVSFIFVLAALDNMGFVANLVSLVLYFSYKMHFDLSSAANTLTNLMGSAFLLSIVGGLISDTYINRFKTCLIFGSLEVLALSMMTIQAHEDNLLPKPCAKSSCIRGGIAVYFYASLCLLALGIGGVKGSLPALGADQFDAKIPKEAKGLASYFNWLLLSTVVGSSVGVTVIVWFATNKNNHNWWKGFLTCAIGSLIGFIFLGVGKPFYRLQVPRESPLVRIIQVIVVAIKNRWLSLPVDNSELYELNEKDSNPTAQKIVHTNQFRWLDKAAILPRSAQPSPWKVCTLTQVEEVKILTRMLPIIASTILLNTCMAQLQTFSVQQGYRMDPHLGSFQVPAASIPIIPLLFMIILIPIYDRLFVPFIRKFTKHPSGITQLQRIGVGLVLSALSMAVAAVIEVKRRSHSLKNPLKPISLFWLAFQYGIFGIADMFTLVGSLEFFYKEAPAGMRSLSTSFTYISQSFGYFLSSAFVSAINSVTKRISPSKQGWLYGQDLDKNNLNLFFWFLAILSGLNFLCFLYFATWYEYKNNDENAVDKNAVPTSQSINPLFKAVEEEDSLKAVNGDSAVEHTNVKD, encoded by the exons ATG CATGGGGAAAACATGGAGACAGGGTACGACATTCTAAGCCCATCGAAAGTCAATGATGGCAGAGGAGGATTCAGAGCAGTTTCCTTCATTTTCG TTTTGGCGGCATTGGACAACATGGGTTTTGTTGCAAATTTAGTGAGCTTGGTTCTCTACTTCTCGTACAAGATGCACTTTGATCTGTCTAGTGCAGCAAATACTCTTACAAATCTCATGGGATCAGCTTTCTTATTGTCGATCGTTGGTGGTTTGATCTCAGATACTTACATTAACAGATTCAAGACTTGCCTAATCTTCGGCTCTCTTGAAGTGTTG GCTCTATCAATGATGACAATTCAGGCTCATGAAGATAATTTACTACCAAAACCTTGCGCCAAGTCAAGTTGCATTCGAGGTGGAATTGCTGTCTATTTCTACGCATCTCTGTGTTTATTGGCGTTAGGTATTGGTGGGGTAAAGGGTTCTCTTCCAGCACTTGGTGCAGACCAATTCGATGCCAAAATCCCGAAAGAAGCCAAGGGTCTTGCTAGCTATTTCAACTGGCTGTTGCTTAGTACTGTTGTTGGTTCGTCTGTTGGTGTTACTGTCATTGTTTGGTTTGCTACTAATAAGAACAATCATAATTGGTGGAAGGGATTTCTTACTTGTGCTATTGGTTCATTAATCGGATTTATATTTCTTGGGGTTGGAAAACCGTTCTATCGCCTTCAAGTCCCGCGAGAAAGCCCTCTTGTAAGAATTATACAG GTTATAGTTGTGGCAATAAAAAACCGTTGGCTGTCACTTCCAGTGGACAATAGCGAGCTATATGAGCTCAACGAGAAAGATTCAAACCCAACAGCTCAAAAAATTGTTCATACCAATCAATTTAG ATGGCTAGACAAAGCAGCGATTCTCCCTCGAAGTGCTCAGCCCTCCCCTTGGAAAGTTTGCACACTGACACAAGTGGAAGAAGTAAAAATCCTTACTAGAATGTTGCCAATTATTGCTAGTACAATCCTACTTAACACATGCATGGCACAGCTTCAAACCTTCTCAGTTCAACAAGGCTATCGAATGGATCCCCATCTTGGTTCTTTCCAAGTCCCGGCCGCTTCAATCCCCATCATCCCATTACTCTTTATGATCATCCTTATTCCAATATATGACCGTCTTTTCGTCCCCTTTATTCGTAAGTTCACAAAGCATCCATCTGGAATCACTCAGCTTCAAAGAATAGGTGTTGGCCTAGTTCTCTCAGCTCTGTCCATGGCTGTTGCCGCAGTTATAGAAGTTAAGAGAAGAAGTCATTCTTTGAAGAATCCGTTGAAGCCCATAAGTCTTTTTTGGCTGGCATTTCAATATGGCATATTTGGTATTGCTGATATGTTTACTTTAGTGGGATCACTTGAATTTTTCTACAAAGAAGCTCCTGCTGGCATGAGGTCACTTTCAACCTCTTTTACGTATATTTCACAATCTTTCGGGTATTTCTTGAGCAGTGCTTTTGTGAGTGCTATAAATTCAGTAACGAAAAGAATCTCACCAAGCAAACAAGGTTGGTTGTATGGACAAGATTTGGACAAGAACAATTTGAATTTGTTCTTCTGGTTCTTGGCAATCTTGAGCGGTCTCAACTTTCTCTGTTTTCTGTATTTCGCAACATGGTACGAATACAAAAACAATGACGAGAATGCCGTCGATAAGAATGCCGTTCCAACTTCTCAGTCTATCAATCCTCTCTTCAAGGCGGTGGAGGAGGAAGATTCGTTGAAGGCTGTAAATGGTGACTCCGCCGTGGAGCACACGAATGTGAAAGACTGA
- the LOC142526062 gene encoding uncharacterized protein LOC142526062: MKTVFIGYSSTQKGYKSYCPHTKKTYISRDVTFFENTPYFPPHSLQGRNLDTEYWWDTICDPLHEIPRTPDTSSPQNSHTDSQAHIPIHETEEESTLSQELKVYSRWNKHQETKDIVNPNNSQEDEPVVDPQSNTTLDLDLRIAVRKGKRSCTQHHISNFVSYSNLSSSFRAFTSRLSSTIVPRYVQEALVMPEWRNAVLEEMKALKMNNTWNLVELPQGKTTVGCKWVFTVKYRAYGWIERYKARLVARGFTQTYGIDYTETFAPVAKINTFRILLSLAANLDWPLHQLDIKNAFMNGDLEEEVFMSQPPGFEER, encoded by the coding sequence ATGAAGACTGTGTTCATTGGTTATTCTTCCACTCAAAAAGGTTATAAATCCTactgtccacacacaaagaagACCTACATCTCTCGTGATGTCACCTTCTTTGAAAATACTCCTTACTTTCCTCCACATTCGCTTCAAGGGCGGAACCTAGATACAGAATATTGGTGGGATACCATATGTGATCCACTCCATGAGATTCCTCGAACACCAGACACAAGCTCTCCTCAAAATTCTCACACGGATTCTCAGGCACATATCCCAATACATGAAACAGAGGAAGAATCAACACTGTCACAGGAGTTAAAAGTCTACTCAAGATGGAACAAACATCAGGAAACTAAAGACATTGTGAATCCTAACAATAGTCAAGAGGATGAACCGGTAGTGGATCCTCAGTCAAATACTACCCTTGACCTTGATCTACGTATAGCAGTCAGAAAAGGTAAAAGATCTTGTACCCAACACCATATCTCAAATTTTGTATCTTACTCAAATTTATCTTCATCATTTCGTGCCTTTACCTCAAGATTGTCTAGTACAATAGTTCCCAGGTATGTTCAAGAGGCACTTGTTATGCCTGAATGGAGAAATGCCGTCCTTGAGGAAATGAAGGCCTTGAAAATGAATAATACTTGGAATCTGGTCGAATTACCACAAGGAAAAACTACGGTGGGATGCAAATGGGTATTTACTGTTAAATATAGGGCATATGGCTGGATTGAAAGATACAAGGCCCGACTTGTGGCTAGAGGCTTCACTCAAACATATGGCATTGATTATACTGAAACGTTTGCTCCTGTTGCCAAAATCAATACTTTTCGAATTTTGTTATCCTTGGCAGCAAATCTTGATTGGCCATTGCACCAATTGGATATAAAAAATGCatttatgaacggggatcttgAAGAGGAAGTTTTTATGAGTCAACCTCCGGGATTTGAAGAAAGGTAG